One segment of Meriones unguiculatus strain TT.TT164.6M chromosome 3, Bangor_MerUng_6.1, whole genome shotgun sequence DNA contains the following:
- the Chrna9 gene encoding neuronal acetylcholine receptor subunit alpha-9 isoform X2, translating to MNRPRFCISFCWLYFAASGLRAVETADGKYAQKLFNDLFEDYSNALRPVEDTDTVLNVTLQITLSQIKDMDERNQILTAYLWIRQTWHDAYLTWDRDQYDGLDSIRIPSDLVWRPDIVLYNKADDESSEPVNTNVVLRYDGLITWDSPAITKSSCVVDVTYFPFDSQQCNLTFGSWTYNGNQVDLFNALDSGDLSDFIEDVEWEVHGMPAVKNVISYGCCSEPYPDVTFTLLLKRRSSFYIVNLLIPCVLISFLAPLSFYLPAASGEKVSLGVTILLAMTVFQLMVAEIMPASENVPLIGKYYIATMALITASTALTIMVMNIHFCGAEARPVPRWAKVVILKYMSRILFVYDVGESCLSPHHSQEPEQITKVDSQLPGSNLKISRNKDLSRKKEMNKLLKNSLGCQGGIPQNAESYCARYESLTRNIGYIAKCLKDHKATNSRGSEWKKVAKVIDRFFMWVFFVMVFVMTILIIARAD from the exons ATGAACCGACCCCGTTTCTGCATCTCCTTCTGCTGGTTGTATTTTGCCGCTTCTGGACTCAGAG CTGTAGAAACAGCAGATGGAAAATACGCTCAGAAGTTGTTTAATGATCTTTTTGAAGATTACTCCAATGCTCTGCGTCCAGTAGAAGACACAGACACGGTCCTAAATGTCACGCTGCAGATCACGCTTTCTCAGATAAAGGACATG GACGAGAGAAATCAGATTCTGACAGCCTATCTGTGGATCCGCCAAACCTGGCATGATGCATATCTCACGTGGGATCGAGACCAGTATGATGGGCTGGACTCCATCAGGATTCCCAGCGACCTGGTGTGGAGGCCGGACATTGTCCTGTACAACAA GGCAGACGATGAGTCTTCAGAGCCCGTGAACACCAATGTGGTCCTGCGGTATGATGGGCTCATCACCTGGGACTCGCCAGCCATCACCAAAAGCTCCTGTGTGGTGGACGTCACCTATTTCCCCTTCGACAGCCAGCAGTGCAACCTGACCTTTGGTTCCTGGACCTACAATGGCAACCAGGTGGACTTATTCAACGCCCTGGACAGTGGTGACCTCTCTGACTTCATCGAAGATGTGGAATGGGAGGTCCACGGAATGCCTGCTGTGAAGAATGTCATCTCCTACGGCTGCTGCTCGGAGCCCTACCCAGACGTGACCTTCACTCTTCTTctgaagaggaggtcctccttctacATCGTCAACCTCCTCATCCCTTGTGTCCTCATATCATTCCTCGCTCCTCTGAGTTTCTACCTCCCAGCAGCCTCCGGGGAGAAGGTCTCTCTGGGAGTGACCATCCTATTGGCCATGACTGTATTCCAGCTAATGGTAGCAGAGATCATGCCGGCCTCAGAAAATGTACCGCTGATTG GGAAATACTATATAGCCACCATGGCCTTGATCACCGCCTCCACAGCCCTTACCATCATGGTAATGAACATCCACTTCTGTGGGGCTGAGGCCCGGCCAGTGCCACGCTGGGCCAAGGTGGTCATCCTGAAGTACATGTCCCGGATCTTGTTTGTCTATGACGTGGGTGAGAGCTGCCTCAGCCCCCACCACAGCCAGGAGCCAGAACAAATCACAAAGGTTGATAGCCAACTCCCAGGATCCAACCTGAAAATATCCAGAAACAAAGACCTTtccagaaagaaggaaatgaacaaactcTTGAAGAATAGCCTGGGGTGCCAGGGCGGGATCCCACAGAATGCCGAGAGTTACTGTGCACGCTATGAATCGCTGACAAGAAACATTGGATACATTGCCAAGTGCCTTAAAGACCACAAAGCCACCAACTCCAGGGGCAGCGAGTGGAAGAAGGTTGCCAAAGTCATAGACCGGTTTTTCATGTGGGTTTTCTTTGTCATGGTGTTTGTCATGACCATTTTGATCATAGCAAGAGCAGattag
- the Chrna9 gene encoding neuronal acetylcholine receptor subunit alpha-9 isoform X1 codes for MDERNQILTAYLWIRQTWHDAYLTWDRDQYDGLDSIRIPSDLVWRPDIVLYNKADDESSEPVNTNVVLRYDGLITWDSPAITKSSCVVDVTYFPFDSQQCNLTFGSWTYNGNQVDLFNALDSGDLSDFIEDVEWEVHGMPAVKNVISYGCCSEPYPDVTFTLLLKRRSSFYIVNLLIPCVLISFLAPLSFYLPAASGEKVSLGVTILLAMTVFQLMVAEIMPASENVPLIGKYYIATMALITASTALTIMVMNIHFCGAEARPVPRWAKVVILKYMSRILFVYDVGESCLSPHHSQEPEQITKVDSQLPGSNLKISRNKDLSRKKEMNKLLKNSLGCQGGIPQNAESYCARYESLTRNIGYIAKCLKDHKATNSRGSEWKKVAKVIDRFFMWVFFVMVFVMTILIIARAD; via the exons ATG GACGAGAGAAATCAGATTCTGACAGCCTATCTGTGGATCCGCCAAACCTGGCATGATGCATATCTCACGTGGGATCGAGACCAGTATGATGGGCTGGACTCCATCAGGATTCCCAGCGACCTGGTGTGGAGGCCGGACATTGTCCTGTACAACAA GGCAGACGATGAGTCTTCAGAGCCCGTGAACACCAATGTGGTCCTGCGGTATGATGGGCTCATCACCTGGGACTCGCCAGCCATCACCAAAAGCTCCTGTGTGGTGGACGTCACCTATTTCCCCTTCGACAGCCAGCAGTGCAACCTGACCTTTGGTTCCTGGACCTACAATGGCAACCAGGTGGACTTATTCAACGCCCTGGACAGTGGTGACCTCTCTGACTTCATCGAAGATGTGGAATGGGAGGTCCACGGAATGCCTGCTGTGAAGAATGTCATCTCCTACGGCTGCTGCTCGGAGCCCTACCCAGACGTGACCTTCACTCTTCTTctgaagaggaggtcctccttctacATCGTCAACCTCCTCATCCCTTGTGTCCTCATATCATTCCTCGCTCCTCTGAGTTTCTACCTCCCAGCAGCCTCCGGGGAGAAGGTCTCTCTGGGAGTGACCATCCTATTGGCCATGACTGTATTCCAGCTAATGGTAGCAGAGATCATGCCGGCCTCAGAAAATGTACCGCTGATTG GGAAATACTATATAGCCACCATGGCCTTGATCACCGCCTCCACAGCCCTTACCATCATGGTAATGAACATCCACTTCTGTGGGGCTGAGGCCCGGCCAGTGCCACGCTGGGCCAAGGTGGTCATCCTGAAGTACATGTCCCGGATCTTGTTTGTCTATGACGTGGGTGAGAGCTGCCTCAGCCCCCACCACAGCCAGGAGCCAGAACAAATCACAAAGGTTGATAGCCAACTCCCAGGATCCAACCTGAAAATATCCAGAAACAAAGACCTTtccagaaagaaggaaatgaacaaactcTTGAAGAATAGCCTGGGGTGCCAGGGCGGGATCCCACAGAATGCCGAGAGTTACTGTGCACGCTATGAATCGCTGACAAGAAACATTGGATACATTGCCAAGTGCCTTAAAGACCACAAAGCCACCAACTCCAGGGGCAGCGAGTGGAAGAAGGTTGCCAAAGTCATAGACCGGTTTTTCATGTGGGTTTTCTTTGTCATGGTGTTTGTCATGACCATTTTGATCATAGCAAGAGCAGattag